From one Stieleria sp. JC731 genomic stretch:
- a CDS encoding efflux RND transporter periplasmic adaptor subunit, protein MSSPTDQKKTRRRRKVSPPNRGFVHAIQALAAAMIVPAVGFSLSSFFFGSDPRIDENVLLHTVSPQNMNVTVIERGNLQSQNNREINCMVEDVQRDGINGTPILWIIANGSRVKKGDLLVELESAPMREELDQQILDTEEARSTQIQAEANYKNQLVQNETSKAEAELQVQLAELELKMFTDDESGTHKLAVEEIKRTIDEVNNQILEAQATLELRRDDRRGIDSLYKLGYANRNELRKSELAYLQAEGKYAAQLNKLETTLATLRKKENYEQEMELLRLRGKLATTKQGLEQTLRNNEAKLAQVQAILRARTESLKKEEERLERYETQLAACKIYAPEDGMVAYASSRNDEIREGAPARYRQHLMSLPSLREMQVQTAVHESDLDQINIGMKVHITVDAFPDKEYIGTVQSIAVLPDQNGWLSSGTKVYTTIVTIDDEVDQLKPGMTAVTEILVDSIDDAIAVPIQSVIERDDQTVVLVRLNNRLGLREVEVGRETDSMVQITDGLTKGEQIALNPREFVDELLAGQE, encoded by the coding sequence ATGTCTTCACCGACCGATCAGAAGAAAACGCGCCGACGGCGAAAGGTCTCTCCACCTAACCGCGGTTTCGTCCACGCCATCCAAGCCTTGGCGGCTGCGATGATTGTTCCCGCCGTCGGGTTCTCACTGTCATCATTTTTCTTTGGTTCCGATCCGCGGATTGACGAAAACGTGCTGCTGCACACCGTCAGCCCTCAGAACATGAATGTGACCGTGATTGAACGTGGCAACTTGCAAAGCCAAAACAATCGCGAAATCAACTGCATGGTCGAAGACGTCCAGCGTGACGGAATCAACGGCACACCGATCCTGTGGATCATCGCCAACGGTAGCCGAGTTAAGAAAGGCGATTTACTTGTCGAACTCGAGTCCGCGCCGATGCGTGAAGAACTCGATCAACAGATCCTCGATACCGAGGAAGCTCGCTCGACACAGATCCAAGCCGAAGCCAACTACAAAAACCAACTTGTCCAGAACGAAACCAGCAAGGCCGAAGCGGAACTACAAGTCCAGCTCGCCGAACTGGAACTGAAGATGTTCACCGATGACGAGAGCGGAACACACAAGCTGGCCGTCGAAGAAATCAAACGAACCATCGACGAAGTTAACAACCAGATCCTTGAAGCCCAAGCAACATTGGAGCTTCGTCGTGATGATCGCCGCGGAATCGATTCGCTGTACAAACTTGGTTATGCCAATCGCAACGAACTGCGAAAGAGTGAACTGGCTTACCTACAAGCCGAAGGCAAATACGCGGCACAGCTAAACAAGCTGGAAACCACCCTGGCAACACTTCGTAAGAAAGAAAACTACGAACAGGAAATGGAACTGCTGCGTTTACGTGGAAAACTGGCCACAACGAAGCAAGGCTTGGAACAAACGCTACGAAACAACGAAGCCAAGCTCGCCCAAGTCCAAGCGATCCTCCGTGCACGTACAGAGTCGCTAAAGAAAGAAGAAGAACGCCTCGAACGCTACGAGACGCAGCTTGCCGCTTGCAAGATTTATGCACCCGAAGACGGCATGGTCGCCTATGCCTCGTCACGCAACGACGAGATTCGTGAAGGTGCACCGGCCCGCTATCGCCAACACTTGATGTCGTTGCCCTCGCTTCGCGAAATGCAAGTTCAAACCGCGGTCCATGAATCCGATCTGGATCAAATCAATATCGGCATGAAAGTCCATATCACCGTCGATGCGTTCCCCGATAAAGAATACATCGGCACCGTTCAGTCGATCGCCGTGCTTCCAGACCAAAACGGTTGGCTCAGCAGCGGAACGAAGGTCTACACCACCATCGTTACGATCGATGACGAGGTCGACCAGCTAAAGCCGGGCATGACCGCTGTGACTGAGATCCTGGTCGATTCGATCGACGATGCCATCGCCGTTCCGATTCAATCGGTCATCGAACGCGACGATCAAACGGTCGTGCTCGTGCGTCTAAACAATCGCCTCGGATTACGTGAAGTCGAAGTCGGCCGCGAAACCGATTCGATGGTCCAAATCACCGATGGGCTTACCAAAGGCGAACAGATCGCGTTGAACCCACGTGAATTCGTCGACGAACTTCTTGCGGGACAAGAGTGA
- a CDS encoding FMN-binding protein, whose amino-acid sequence MRSQSRRFAPFVHSLRVAMVIALCWLIPSPRRPVDRQGGLQSAPDLALVQEVVPAAHAINEFQDADGFWNVDDRSGQAIARVGRTLPDAIDIIGYRGPTEAMVVIDQAFNVLGVRMIESDDTDEHVQKVQDDRAFFEQFANWDWEGPNDAGAIDGVSGATLTSLALAKGVLSRIGGERGSLVFPDPIELVELEDWFPDADRIEDAGHQINVLGPDGRQLGRVIRTGPLVESVVGYQGPSELLLWLSEPTQSDEASTQVKAIKIRSSFDNQPYVRYCRMERSFWKKFTDKSMQSLAGMTLESSGVEGVSGATMTSLAMTETIYQSSSKWLAQQEAARQQKLQRSTLKGRFTEWFGDVRFGLSDLGCFLLLAALAVAKRMRWFGNKSLRRLWLVTTITVLGFWTGNLISMSLIAGWGAEGVAWRLAPALATIAMVACVVPATGKSNPYCNHLCPHGAIQQLVRPARKSRMHQTLPKNLSRLMQWIPGATLVIAYLCLLFWPTVELANWEPFHAYLWRVTPLAAILFAAATLVLSMFIPMAYCRLGCPTGRLLDFLRQRATSHRLTFADVVASLLLVTAIGVQMFSIH is encoded by the coding sequence ATGCGTAGTCAGTCTCGTCGCTTCGCACCTTTTGTCCATTCCTTGCGAGTGGCAATGGTAATTGCGCTTTGCTGGCTGATCCCTTCACCTCGGCGACCAGTTGATCGGCAAGGCGGACTTCAATCGGCGCCTGATCTAGCACTCGTTCAGGAAGTCGTTCCTGCCGCACACGCGATCAACGAGTTCCAGGATGCCGATGGTTTTTGGAATGTTGATGATCGTTCCGGTCAGGCGATCGCGCGCGTCGGACGTACGCTTCCTGACGCGATCGACATCATCGGTTATCGAGGACCGACCGAAGCGATGGTGGTGATCGATCAGGCGTTCAATGTTTTGGGCGTTCGCATGATCGAAAGTGATGACACGGACGAACATGTCCAAAAGGTTCAAGACGATCGGGCTTTTTTTGAACAGTTCGCGAATTGGGACTGGGAAGGACCAAACGATGCTGGTGCGATCGACGGCGTATCCGGAGCCACATTGACTTCGCTCGCCTTAGCCAAAGGTGTGCTTTCACGAATCGGTGGGGAAAGAGGGTCATTGGTCTTTCCCGATCCGATCGAGCTTGTCGAATTGGAAGACTGGTTTCCTGATGCAGATCGCATTGAAGACGCAGGCCATCAGATCAACGTCTTGGGGCCTGATGGGAGGCAACTCGGACGGGTTATCCGCACAGGGCCATTGGTCGAAAGCGTGGTCGGATACCAAGGTCCTAGCGAGCTGTTGTTATGGTTGAGTGAACCGACGCAGTCCGATGAAGCGTCGACTCAAGTCAAAGCGATCAAAATTCGCTCCTCTTTCGACAATCAACCGTACGTGCGCTACTGCCGCATGGAACGAAGCTTTTGGAAAAAGTTCACCGACAAGTCGATGCAATCGTTGGCCGGCATGACATTAGAATCCTCCGGCGTCGAAGGTGTCTCGGGGGCGACGATGACAAGCTTGGCGATGACGGAGACCATTTATCAGTCGTCTTCGAAGTGGCTTGCACAGCAGGAGGCAGCCCGACAACAGAAACTGCAGCGGTCGACCTTGAAAGGTCGTTTTACAGAGTGGTTTGGTGACGTTCGTTTCGGCCTTTCAGATTTGGGCTGCTTTCTACTTTTGGCCGCGTTAGCGGTGGCAAAGCGGATGCGTTGGTTCGGAAACAAATCCCTTCGTCGATTGTGGCTGGTCACCACAATCACCGTGTTGGGGTTTTGGACCGGGAACCTCATTTCGATGTCCTTGATCGCTGGCTGGGGAGCCGAAGGCGTGGCCTGGCGTCTGGCACCCGCGCTAGCAACGATCGCGATGGTTGCCTGTGTGGTTCCTGCGACCGGAAAGTCGAATCCTTACTGCAATCATCTTTGTCCTCACGGCGCAATCCAGCAGCTCGTTCGTCCGGCAAGGAAAAGCCGGATGCACCAAACGTTGCCAAAAAACTTGTCGCGGTTGATGCAGTGGATTCCAGGGGCGACATTGGTTATCGCCTACCTGTGCTTGCTATTCTGGCCGACCGTAGAGCTTGCCAATTGGGAACCGTTTCACGCTTACTTGTGGCGAGTCACACCGCTAGCGGCGATCCTATTTGCCGCCGCTACACTGGTCCTTTCTATGTTTATTCCGATGGCGTATTGCCGCTTGGGATGCCCGACAGGTCGCTTGTTGGATTTTCTTCGACAACGTGCGACGAGCCATCGGTTGACATTCGCGGATGTGGTCGCGAGCCTGCTGTTGGTCACCGCGATCGGCGTGCAAATGTTTTCAATTCATTGA
- a CDS encoding ABC transporter ATP-binding protein, which produces MNSIISLQSVSKSFGAKRALDRVSLEIPAGIVFALLGENGAGKTTMIRILTGAIKPDSGQASVLGLSCIEDSELIRQRTGYVSDAPALYDWMTAEEIGWFTSAFYDASFPGRYVEALASFDISAGVKIKNMSKGQRAKVALALATSHDPELLILDEPTSGLDPMVRRQFLESMVDRAALGHTVLLSSHQISEVERVADWIGILHEGELKLVKPLQTLRDSTQVVTATLDHSDATILLPRGDVLTETKNGRQMRWVVTDLEDNWRDDYQEGSGVVRIEQTTPTLEEIFVAVCDPHVNRPKQDRSATSDASKESFASSR; this is translated from the coding sequence ATGAATTCGATCATTTCGTTGCAGAGCGTCAGCAAGTCATTTGGTGCCAAGCGGGCACTCGACCGTGTCAGTTTGGAGATCCCAGCGGGAATCGTGTTTGCCCTGCTTGGTGAAAACGGCGCGGGCAAGACGACGATGATTCGTATCTTGACCGGTGCGATCAAACCGGACTCAGGGCAGGCATCGGTGTTGGGGCTATCGTGTATTGAAGATAGCGAACTCATCCGGCAACGGACCGGCTACGTATCAGACGCGCCGGCCTTGTATGACTGGATGACCGCCGAAGAAATCGGCTGGTTCACATCCGCTTTTTATGACGCTTCATTTCCCGGACGGTATGTCGAAGCACTCGCCAGCTTCGATATCTCAGCCGGAGTGAAAATCAAAAACATGAGTAAAGGTCAGCGGGCAAAAGTCGCGCTTGCCTTGGCGACATCACATGATCCCGAATTACTGATCTTAGATGAACCCACCAGTGGACTCGATCCGATGGTGCGTCGTCAATTCTTGGAATCGATGGTCGATCGGGCCGCGCTGGGACATACCGTGTTGTTGTCCAGTCATCAAATCAGTGAAGTGGAACGGGTAGCGGACTGGATTGGCATTTTGCATGAGGGTGAGCTGAAGCTGGTCAAACCTTTGCAAACGCTTCGCGATTCAACCCAGGTCGTTACGGCGACACTGGATCACAGCGACGCGACGATCCTGTTACCTCGCGGTGATGTGTTGACGGAAACAAAGAACGGCCGGCAGATGAGGTGGGTTGTCACCGATTTGGAAGACAATTGGCGAGACGATTACCAAGAAGGCTCCGGCGTGGTACGGATCGAGCAAACAACGCCGACATTGGAAGAAATCTTTGTCGCGGTCTGTGATCCACACGTGAACCGTCCAAAGCAAGATCGAAGTGCCACAAGCGACGCATCGAAAGAATCGTTTGCGTCGAGTCGCTGA
- a CDS encoding GntR family transcriptional regulator produces MFFTIDPEGDVPIYEQIVRQVKLAIADGILVGGQMVPSVRQLANELAINSNTIARAYQELQSDLVLEALRGRGMVVRRDAMKRCMKARNFLVTESFRRALADALAGGMTASELRQLFEAELTRQTTEIENAAKAGGNGSS; encoded by the coding sequence ATGTTTTTCACGATCGATCCGGAAGGGGACGTTCCGATCTACGAACAGATCGTCCGGCAAGTCAAGCTAGCGATTGCGGACGGCATTCTTGTTGGTGGACAAATGGTCCCAAGTGTTCGTCAGCTGGCCAATGAGTTGGCAATCAACTCGAACACGATAGCGCGAGCTTATCAAGAGCTACAATCCGATCTTGTGCTTGAAGCGCTTCGCGGTCGCGGCATGGTGGTTCGGCGTGACGCGATGAAGCGTTGCATGAAGGCTCGCAATTTTCTTGTCACGGAAAGCTTTCGCCGTGCCCTCGCCGACGCCCTTGCCGGTGGAATGACAGCTTCAGAGCTGCGCCAGTTATTCGAAGCGGAACTGACCCGGCAAACGACGGAGATTGAAAACGCTGCCAAAGCTGGCGGCAATGGCAGCAGTTGA
- a CDS encoding ABC transporter permease — protein sequence MWWATLKLAVRNLLLHKMRSSLTLLGTILGVASVIAMLSIGEGSKQDALDRIRQLGAGNVIVRSLKPAPEDNSGGSSSNQGIVSTASYKVNAYGLTYSDLRALTELPTGETIVPVMMKKRDVSHGRRRIGQARVLATTPDLEDVRKIDVARGRFIQQRDLENMANVAVLTEGAATALFGFNDPLGQPVLIGGIAFRVVGILKQRDSGRARAGESEGGDANRDIFIPLDTGRARFGFFVREGARGSREFDRVELSEITLAVADANDKEAAARVVPTANMIRGLLEKSHADKEDYQVLVPLELMAQAEHEKRIWNLVLGAIAGISLLVGGIGIMNIMLATVTERTREIGIRRAIGAKRRDIIRQFLLETTVLSAAGGVLGVVLGVSIPIAVTMMAGMKTVTSIGAILLAFGISVATGIIFGVYPAYKAAAMNPIEALRKQ from the coding sequence ATGTGGTGGGCCACCCTAAAACTTGCCGTGCGTAACCTGCTGCTGCACAAGATGCGCAGTTCGTTGACGCTATTGGGGACAATCCTGGGTGTTGCCTCGGTCATCGCGATGCTGTCGATCGGCGAAGGCAGCAAGCAAGATGCGTTGGACCGTATCCGACAGTTAGGCGCCGGCAACGTCATCGTCCGATCTTTAAAACCGGCACCGGAAGACAATTCCGGCGGCTCATCAAGCAACCAAGGCATCGTTTCGACGGCCAGCTACAAAGTCAACGCATATGGCCTGACGTATAGCGATCTTCGCGCCCTGACCGAATTGCCAACCGGCGAGACCATCGTCCCCGTGATGATGAAAAAGCGTGACGTTTCCCATGGCCGGCGTCGTATCGGGCAAGCACGTGTGTTGGCGACAACACCCGATTTGGAAGATGTCCGTAAGATCGACGTCGCACGGGGTCGCTTCATCCAGCAACGCGACTTGGAAAATATGGCGAACGTCGCCGTACTGACCGAAGGCGCCGCAACGGCACTCTTTGGATTCAATGATCCGCTGGGGCAGCCCGTCCTGATTGGCGGGATCGCCTTCCGCGTTGTGGGCATCTTGAAACAACGTGACAGTGGGCGTGCCCGTGCGGGCGAAAGCGAAGGTGGCGACGCGAACCGCGATATCTTTATTCCGCTGGATACTGGCCGAGCACGGTTTGGCTTTTTCGTCCGTGAAGGCGCCCGTGGTAGCCGAGAATTCGACCGTGTCGAGCTAAGCGAAATCACCCTGGCCGTCGCCGACGCCAATGATAAGGAAGCCGCCGCCCGCGTGGTCCCGACAGCGAATATGATTCGTGGACTGCTAGAAAAGAGCCACGCCGATAAAGAGGACTACCAAGTTTTGGTGCCGCTAGAGCTGATGGCTCAGGCCGAACACGAAAAGCGAATCTGGAATTTGGTGCTAGGAGCGATTGCCGGTATCTCGCTGCTAGTCGGTGGTATCGGGATCATGAACATCATGCTCGCGACCGTAACAGAACGTACCCGCGAGATCGGAATCCGGCGCGCGATTGGTGCCAAACGGCGCGACATCATTCGCCAGTTCTTACTGGAAACGACGGTGCTGTCAGCGGCGGGTGGGGTCCTCGGCGTTGTGCTTGGCGTCTCGATCCCGATCGCAGTGACGATGATGGCGGGAATGAAAACGGTGACCAGTATCGGAGCAATCTTGCTGGCCTTTGGAATCTCTGTCGCCACCGGTATCATCTTCGGTGTCTATCCGGCATACAAAGCCGCCGCGATGAATCCGATCGAAGCACTACGCAAACAATAG
- a CDS encoding ABC-2 transporter permease, producing the protein MNWHIYSRLLWKDYRLIRTLALAACVASLGFFLLLQFAVLTTPVSNTDVTSFAHVIWAFIPFLVAFGAPAILIGGEEESGSLKWLGTLPANWKQITHSKFIIAATCLALSWLVGSLLLWIFFKLNQYELNLRFSSEQKIAMGELLVAIGLISLSYGCLFCSLLAGYLFRSPVVGLMACIPMTVAAIWFVFGVFVQLSGANNPLPLLTEDLSLFIAIAISVAVGVCVLGYVAAWRRLTWPRRAWGLKRTPRIVWSDEVTTNAYQPPRHAGRKLGAALAGRTPSRFRALLWQSIRPVRWYLLIAAVISIGFIVQQAMGAEQYVQFPILAIIGFAVAGLTFYSDSVRGQKAFFFDRGISPRLVWFTRVLPAFCIMHLVIAAAMMEYLILWQFDAPEIVLTVYAVPMASFALAVLCSQATTRPLLNFFLGPIAVWFTGALLTLCIFMYYPRAGGLLLISAVVLLVASYRLTGLWMQRSTYSRRYLSRAWTYYAVALLIPVLVIFTFRWATMEPKDSSWRADMLSTRLPVGDGSSAWVVLPDAGTKRLRPQFWNPASTDDLQDLKEELADDSTVGQHVSMTRLLGIFTYAESFHATVLQGDTFTISRISGPGAQEYEWQLDAIRILTKWSNTVRKEIVQGNLSLNELLYVAENADWVSSLAIQSMSNEPDADWTQLKELIEGLPNQDLVRQSRRIAITRNWRQVDQKRSEYWGIVPAPPTAPWMYVERLRSSRAIDQLTQLALKQVNFGQPINDYDRAIELEKEAYIEKPVESYHRPYSPHEWLRMMRFNDRRFEYLRKQAR; encoded by the coding sequence ATGAATTGGCATATCTATTCGCGACTTCTTTGGAAAGACTATCGCTTGATCCGAACGCTTGCTTTGGCAGCGTGTGTCGCATCGTTAGGCTTTTTCCTGTTGCTGCAATTCGCTGTGTTGACGACGCCCGTTAGCAATACAGATGTGACGAGTTTCGCGCATGTGATATGGGCATTTATTCCGTTTCTTGTCGCTTTCGGCGCACCGGCAATATTGATCGGGGGTGAAGAGGAAAGCGGTTCCCTCAAATGGTTGGGAACCCTGCCGGCGAATTGGAAACAGATCACGCATAGCAAGTTCATCATTGCCGCCACCTGCTTAGCCCTGTCATGGCTTGTCGGCAGCCTCTTGCTATGGATCTTCTTTAAGCTGAATCAATATGAATTGAATCTGCGATTTTCAAGCGAGCAAAAGATTGCGATGGGCGAACTGCTGGTTGCAATCGGGCTTATTTCGCTCAGCTATGGCTGTCTGTTCTGCAGCTTGCTAGCGGGTTACTTGTTTCGATCGCCCGTCGTCGGTTTGATGGCCTGCATACCGATGACCGTTGCGGCTATCTGGTTTGTCTTCGGTGTCTTCGTTCAGCTATCCGGAGCGAATAATCCGCTTCCCCTTCTGACCGAGGATTTGTCACTGTTCATTGCGATCGCGATCAGCGTCGCTGTTGGCGTATGCGTGTTGGGCTACGTAGCGGCCTGGCGTCGACTGACTTGGCCGCGCAGGGCTTGGGGTCTTAAGCGGACGCCTCGGATTGTTTGGTCGGACGAGGTGACCACCAATGCGTATCAACCTCCTCGCCACGCTGGGCGAAAGCTTGGTGCGGCGTTGGCCGGACGGACTCCCAGCCGGTTTCGAGCTTTGCTTTGGCAAAGCATTCGGCCGGTCCGATGGTATTTACTTATAGCGGCCGTGATTTCGATCGGCTTTATCGTTCAACAAGCGATGGGCGCTGAGCAATACGTTCAGTTCCCCATCCTTGCGATCATTGGATTTGCTGTTGCCGGTTTGACGTTCTACAGCGACTCCGTTCGTGGCCAAAAAGCGTTTTTCTTCGATCGAGGCATCTCACCTCGGCTTGTCTGGTTCACGCGTGTGCTGCCTGCGTTTTGCATCATGCATCTGGTGATTGCGGCCGCAATGATGGAGTATTTGATCCTCTGGCAGTTTGATGCACCCGAGATTGTCCTGACCGTCTATGCCGTTCCGATGGCATCGTTTGCGCTAGCGGTGTTGTGCTCGCAGGCGACAACACGGCCGCTGCTGAATTTCTTTTTGGGGCCCATCGCTGTTTGGTTTACAGGGGCTTTGCTGACGCTTTGTATTTTCATGTACTACCCGCGCGCCGGCGGGTTGCTGTTGATTTCTGCAGTCGTGTTGCTGGTGGCGTCGTATCGTTTGACCGGGCTGTGGATGCAGCGAAGCACCTACAGTCGACGTTATCTAAGTCGTGCGTGGACCTACTATGCAGTCGCCTTACTGATTCCCGTTTTGGTCATTTTCACCTTCCGCTGGGCGACGATGGAACCAAAGGATTCGTCGTGGCGGGCGGACATGCTTTCGACTCGCCTGCCAGTCGGCGATGGATCTTCCGCTTGGGTGGTCCTTCCCGATGCGGGGACGAAGAGACTTCGACCACAGTTCTGGAATCCGGCATCGACCGATGATTTGCAAGATTTAAAAGAAGAACTTGCTGACGATTCGACTGTCGGACAACACGTTTCGATGACACGGTTGTTAGGGATTTTTACTTACGCTGAATCGTTTCATGCCACCGTATTACAGGGCGATACATTTACAATCAGTCGAATCTCTGGACCGGGAGCCCAAGAATACGAATGGCAGCTGGATGCGATTCGAATTCTCACCAAATGGTCAAACACCGTTCGCAAAGAGATCGTTCAAGGCAACCTGTCGCTCAACGAACTGCTGTATGTTGCAGAGAATGCCGACTGGGTCAGCTCATTGGCGATCCAATCGATGTCCAACGAACCCGATGCCGACTGGACGCAATTGAAGGAGCTTATCGAAGGGCTTCCGAATCAAGATCTTGTGCGTCAGTCGCGACGAATAGCGATCACACGAAATTGGCGTCAGGTCGATCAGAAGCGATCTGAATATTGGGGAATCGTTCCGGCACCACCGACCGCACCATGGATGTACGTCGAACGACTAAGGTCTAGTCGGGCAATTGATCAGCTGACACAACTGGCACTGAAACAAGTCAATTTCGGTCAACCCATCAATGACTATGACCGTGCAATTGAGCTCGAAAAAGAAGCGTATATTGAAAAACCGGTCGAAAGCTACCATCGGCCGTATTCACCGCACGAATGGTTACGAATGATGCGTTTTAACGATCGTCGTTTTGAGTATCTACGAAAACAGGCCCGATAA
- a CDS encoding peptide chain release factor family protein, with protein MNHADATVPDPKTRLDCRMLSAPHFACLQPDTIAQQSDLRTQRRSGPGGQHRNKTSSGVYLEHRPTGLIGEATERRSQAQNRDVALRRLRYAIALGVRTPSPLDNPQENSAEAVGSLDEVESSLRKRYRRHSFKLNEENVDKPSVLALMLNDLWASGGQPSLVAPLWSTSTSKIVMLLRSYPPALVWVNRVREHHGRLPLH; from the coding sequence ATGAATCACGCCGACGCGACTGTCCCTGACCCGAAAACTCGCTTGGATTGCCGAATGCTTTCGGCACCCCATTTTGCCTGCCTGCAGCCTGACACAATTGCACAGCAAAGTGATTTGCGAACTCAGCGGCGAAGCGGTCCAGGGGGACAGCACCGCAACAAGACCAGCAGCGGCGTGTATTTGGAACATCGCCCGACCGGGCTGATCGGCGAAGCGACTGAACGTCGAAGCCAAGCTCAGAATCGTGATGTCGCACTTCGTCGACTTCGATATGCGATCGCTTTGGGTGTTCGGACCCCGAGCCCCTTGGACAATCCGCAGGAAAATTCGGCCGAAGCTGTGGGTTCACTTGATGAGGTTGAATCGTCGCTTCGAAAACGCTATCGACGTCACTCATTCAAACTGAACGAAGAGAACGTCGATAAACCCTCTGTGCTGGCGCTGATGCTGAACGACCTTTGGGCCAGTGGTGGTCAGCCAAGTTTAGTCGCGCCTTTGTGGTCCACTTCGACCAGCAAGATCGTCATGCTGCTCCGCTCGTATCCACCCGCATTGGTTTGGGTCAATCGAGTCCGCGAGCACCACGGTCGGCTTCCGCTGCATTGA